One Prunus dulcis chromosome 7, ALMONDv2, whole genome shotgun sequence DNA segment encodes these proteins:
- the LOC117635591 gene encoding uncharacterized protein LOC117635591, whose amino-acid sequence MKAAGSLGVVVCLFLVVVPMAEGDTTPSQCKQEKDLLVSACKSAVINNIIGRSPSAYCCQIVKVTHVECVCPYVTPKLANLIPLQRTIKQIEGCGRSVPRNFKCGSITTPP is encoded by the exons atgaaGGCTGCAGGCTCATTGGGTGTGGTTGTATGCTTGTTCTTGGTGGTGGTTCCCATGGCAGAAGGGGACACCACGCCCAGCCAATGCAAGCAGGAGAAGGACCTTCTTGTGAGTGCATGCAAGAGCGCAGTGATCAATAATATAATCGGGCGCAGCCCCTCTGCATACTGCTGCCAAATTGTCAAGGTGACTCATGTCGAGTGTGTGTGCCCTTATGTCACCCCCAAACTGGCCAATTTGATCCCTCTCCAACGTACGATTAAGCAGATTGAAGGCTGTGGAAGAAGCGTCCCTCGCAACTTCAAGTGTGGCA gTATCACCACTCCACCATAA